The following proteins come from a genomic window of Chaetodon auriga isolate fChaAug3 chromosome 16, fChaAug3.hap1, whole genome shotgun sequence:
- the ndufa4a gene encoding cytochrome c oxidase subunit NDUFA4L yields the protein MLATVRKQLVNHPALIPLFIFIGGGAAMSMLYLARLGLRNPDVCWDRKNNPEPWNKMAPTDQYKFFTVNMDYSKLKKEGPDF from the exons ATGCTCGCAACAGTACGCAAACAGCTTGTAAACCACCCAGCT CTGATCCCCCTTTTCATCTTCATCGGCGGAGGAGCAGCCATGTCTATGTTGTACCTCGCACGTTTGGGCTTGAGAAACCCTGATGTCTG ctgGGATCGCAAGAACAACCCAGAGCCCTGGAACAAGATGGCCCCAACTGATCAGTACAAG TTCTTCACAGTTAACATGGACTACagcaagctgaagaaggagggcCCCGATTTCTAA
- the slc35b1 gene encoding solute carrier family 35 member B1 — translation MAAGKGASKPASLWDNMRIRFIVCFLGVFVCYFYYGILQETITRGEYGQGDKKEKFRFARTLVLTQCIVSAVFAKILIQFFEGSKPDHTKSWLYGLCSLSYLGAMVSSNSALQYVNYPTQVLGKSCKPIPVMILSVTILRKRYPLAKYLCVLLIVSGVALFLYKPNKSSAAADDHVFGFGELLLLVSLTLDGLTGVAQDHMRNRFQTSANYMMLNINLWSILVLGLAVLWTREVWEFLSFTERHPSVIYNILLFGLTSALGQTFIFMTVVYFGPLTCSIVTTTRKFFTILGSVILFGNVMATMQWVGTILVFLGLGLDAKFGKSPKKTTH, via the exons ATGGCTGCGGGAAAGGGAGCTAGCAAGCCCGCCTCGCTGTGGGACAACATGCGGATACGGTTCATTGTTTGTTTCCTCGGAGTCTTCGTGTGTTACTTTTACTACGGAATTTTACAAGAGACCAT CACTCGAGGTGAATATGGTCAGGGAGACAAAAAGGAGAAGTTCAGATTTGCCCGGACGTTGGTCTTAACCCAGTGCATCGTCAGTGCTGTCTTTGCTAAGATCT TGATCCAGTTTTTTGAGGGCTCTAAACCGGATCACACCAAGAGCTGGCTGTACGGTCTGTGTTCCCTCTCTTACCTTGGAGCCATGGTGTCCAGTAACTCTGCCCTTCAGTATGTCAACTATCCCACACAG GTGTTGGGGAAATCCTGCAAGCCCATACCAG TGATGATCCTCAGTGTGACCATACTGAGGAAGAGGTATCCACTGGCCAAGTACCTGTGCGTGCTGCTCATTGTGAGCGGTGTAGCCCTGTTCCTCTACAAACCCAACAagagctcagctgctgcagatgacCATGTTTTTGGGTTTGGAGAGCTGCTGTTG CTGGTCTCTCTGACATTGGACGGTTTGACCGGCGTGGCCCAGGACCACATGAGGAATCGCTTCCAGACCAGTGCCAACTACATGATGCTGAACATCAACCTGTGGTCCATCCTGGTGCTGGGACTAG CGGTATTGTGGACGAGGGAGGTGTGGGAGTTCCTTAGTTTCACTGAGCGCCACCCGAGCGTCATCTACAACATTCTTCTGTTTGGGCTGACCAGTGCTTTAGGCCAG ACTTTCATCTTCATGACGGTCGTGTATTTTGGGCCTCTGACCTGCTCCATCGTCACCACCACGAGGAAGTTCTTCACCATCCTGGGCTCCGTTATTCTGTTCGGCAATGTCATGGCTACGATGCAGTGGGTTGGCACCATCCTGGTGTTTCTAG GTCTCGGACTTGATGCAAAATTTGGCAAAAGCCCCAAGAAGACgacacactga